In Flavobacterium cerinum, one genomic interval encodes:
- a CDS encoding glycosyltransferase family 2 protein, which yields MAFFSVIIPLYNKQHYIEDTLNSILSQSFSDFEIVIVNDGSTDNSLEKVTAFTDNRIRLFTTENRGVSAARNFAMQQASGSYFAFMDADDFWYPQHLEKLHQTITALDHLSVFTTLLEVERANGIYPANYSNLPGALIQEVDFFETSLSKTILSPYTTAIHKDVFSVIGPFNETISNGEDTEYWIRIGFHYKIGLYNAITARHTYVPGSLSNRRFDMSRFEDFNRFTEPEKSNPAAKKMIDINRFSLALKCKIHNDQANYKRLIRAIDRNNLLPKQRFLLRLPGWALTQLLRFKSYLERKNIRLTAF from the coding sequence ATGGCTTTTTTCTCTGTCATCATCCCTTTATACAATAAGCAACATTATATTGAGGATACTTTAAACAGTATTTTGAGCCAATCTTTTTCCGATTTTGAAATCGTTATTGTGAATGATGGTTCTACCGATAACAGCCTAGAGAAAGTAACGGCTTTTACCGACAATCGAATCCGATTGTTTACCACTGAAAACCGAGGTGTTTCGGCAGCGCGTAATTTTGCCATGCAACAGGCTTCCGGCTCTTATTTTGCTTTTATGGATGCCGATGATTTCTGGTATCCGCAGCATCTTGAAAAATTACACCAAACGATTACAGCTTTAGATCACCTGAGTGTTTTTACTACATTACTGGAAGTTGAACGTGCCAATGGCATTTATCCGGCGAATTACAGCAATTTACCTGGAGCCCTCATACAGGAAGTTGATTTTTTTGAAACCAGCCTTTCCAAGACCATTTTATCGCCTTATACAACTGCTATTCATAAGGATGTTTTTTCCGTTATCGGTCCTTTTAACGAGACCATTTCAAACGGAGAAGATACCGAATACTGGATTCGTATCGGATTTCATTATAAAATCGGGTTATACAATGCTATAACCGCGCGCCATACCTATGTTCCCGGTAGTCTTTCGAACAGACGATTCGACATGTCCCGCTTTGAGGATTTCAACCGGTTTACCGAACCGGAAAAATCGAATCCGGCGGCTAAGAAGATGATCGATATTAATCGTTTTTCACTGGCATTGAAATGTAAGATCCATAATGACCAGGCGAATTACAAACGATTAATCCGGGCTATCGATCGTAATAATTTATTACCGAAGCAGCGTTTTTTACTTCGTTTACCCGGTTGGGCTTTAACGCAATTGCTTCGTTTTAAAAGCTATCTGGAAAGAAAAAACATTCGTTTAACGGCTTTTTGA
- a CDS encoding sugar 3,4-ketoisomerase, which yields MKTRYMADTLQIGEFIDIPKIADPRGNLAVVEKETVPFEIKRVYYLYDVPSGAYRGGHAHIAQKEFLIALSGSFDVLLDNGEQKEKVTLNRPNKGLLIKEGIWRELDNFSSGAICLVVSSDVYAEEDYIREYAVFQASKSR from the coding sequence ATGAAGACACGTTATATGGCTGATACATTACAAATAGGTGAATTTATAGATATTCCTAAAATTGCGGATCCGAGGGGGAATTTAGCCGTTGTGGAAAAAGAAACCGTTCCGTTTGAAATTAAAAGGGTCTACTATTTATACGATGTTCCGAGCGGTGCCTATCGCGGCGGTCATGCGCATATAGCACAAAAAGAATTTCTGATTGCATTGAGCGGTAGTTTTGACGTATTACTGGACAACGGAGAGCAGAAAGAAAAGGTAACACTTAACCGACCGAATAAAGGGTTACTGATTAAAGAAGGAATCTGGCGGGAACTGGATAATTTTTCTTCCGGTGCGATTTGTCTGGTGGTTTCCTCAGATGTATATGCAGAAGAAGATTATATTCGGGAATATGCCGTTTTTCAGGCTTCAAAAAGCCGTTAA
- a CDS encoding glycosyltransferase family 2 protein has product MISILIPAYNYDVSDLVRSLLKEGQSLPLAFEIICWDDCSPNVSISESNKALAQESEYYTYFRSETNLGRTQTRTLLAEKAKYNRLLFLDSDVMPENESFLKNYIATISPEKPIIFGGYQYVSQYDNPTSMLRWTYGRSRESHIATTRNKKPYHYIFSGNILIDKDIFLNIKFPENNFYGMDSYFSYQLYKNTIPVVHIDNPVLHLGLENNEIFFKKSLEAVKIRKHFFPELPGIENINSLVKNYNRLKRFRMDKPVGFFFNLSEPLLRKMILGKNQSLFCLDLYRLGYICVIK; this is encoded by the coding sequence ATGATTTCAATACTAATCCCGGCCTATAATTATGACGTAAGCGATTTAGTACGCTCGCTCCTCAAAGAAGGACAGTCATTGCCATTGGCATTTGAAATTATTTGTTGGGACGATTGTTCTCCTAATGTTTCCATTTCGGAAAGCAATAAGGCATTGGCTCAAGAATCGGAATACTATACGTATTTTAGAAGTGAAACGAATCTGGGTCGGACGCAAACACGGACGTTACTGGCTGAAAAAGCAAAATACAATCGATTACTTTTTCTTGATTCGGATGTAATGCCAGAAAACGAATCGTTTCTAAAAAACTATATCGCGACTATTTCACCTGAAAAGCCTATTATTTTTGGCGGTTACCAATATGTATCTCAATATGATAATCCGACATCAATGTTACGCTGGACCTATGGTCGTTCAAGAGAGTCCCATATCGCTACTACACGGAACAAAAAACCGTATCACTATATTTTTTCAGGAAATATCCTAATTGATAAAGACATTTTTCTAAATATTAAATTCCCGGAGAATAATTTTTACGGTATGGATAGTTATTTTTCGTACCAATTGTATAAAAATACGATTCCGGTAGTGCATATTGATAATCCTGTTCTTCACCTCGGACTGGAAAACAACGAAATCTTTTTTAAAAAATCGTTGGAAGCCGTTAAAATCCGAAAACATTTTTTTCCGGAATTACCCGGAATTGAAAATATTAATTCACTGGTAAAGAACTACAACCGGTTAAAACGTTTCCGTATGGATAAACCCGTTGGGTTCTTTTTTAACCTCTCGGAACCGCTATTAAGAAAAATGATTTTAGGAAAAAACCAAAGCTTGTTTTGCCTGGACCTATACCGTTTGGGGTATATTTGTGTGATCAAATAA
- a CDS encoding glycosyltransferase, which translates to MTTLPKSLLIIPFYNECERISIGDFIVAFKHFATVDFLLVDDGSTDKTATLLQNLEKEHDNVNALILNRNVGKAEAIRSAVLKSDINRYDYIGYLDADLATPIEELIKMLSFAEINSQYRFIMGSRIKKMGSTIIRYKYRHYFGRVFATIVSSCILKTPVYDTQCGAKVIARDVARQVFEKPFLTRWLFDIELLLRFQKNNPNFDQQVYEFSLNTWIEKGESKITLRDLAGFPLQLLKIYRTYD; encoded by the coding sequence ATGACTACGTTGCCGAAATCACTATTGATCATACCATTTTACAACGAATGTGAACGGATTTCAATCGGTGATTTTATCGTTGCTTTTAAACATTTCGCTACCGTCGATTTTTTATTGGTTGATGACGGCAGTACGGATAAAACCGCTACACTTTTACAGAATCTGGAGAAAGAACACGACAATGTCAACGCACTTATCCTGAATCGTAATGTGGGTAAAGCAGAAGCCATTCGTTCGGCAGTTCTGAAATCCGACATCAATCGATACGACTATATCGGTTATTTGGATGCCGATCTCGCTACTCCGATCGAAGAGCTTATTAAAATGCTGTCGTTTGCCGAAATAAATTCCCAATACCGGTTTATAATGGGAAGCCGGATTAAAAAAATGGGAAGTACCATCATTCGTTATAAATATCGTCATTATTTCGGTCGTGTTTTCGCCACTATTGTTAGTAGTTGTATTCTTAAAACACCGGTTTACGATACCCAATGCGGCGCCAAAGTAATTGCACGTGATGTTGCCCGACAGGTTTTTGAAAAACCTTTTCTAACCCGATGGTTGTTTGATATTGAGCTGCTTTTACGATTCCAAAAGAACAATCCGAACTTTGATCAACAGGTTTATGAATTTAGTCTGAATACGTGGATCGAAAAAGGAGAAAGTAAAATTACCTTACGGGATCTTGCGGGTTTTCCGCTTCAACTTCTAAAAATTTACAGGACATATGATTAA